The sequence AGGATGTAAGACTCAATGAACTGTTGCGTAGTCATATTGACGGCATACCATTGGATCTGACAAGTTCCCTACTACCATATAAGACAATATTTAATTATGGGATTTTGTTTCATATACACCTTCATGCCCGCAGTCAGAAAAGGTTTGAGAAAAAGCCCATTAATAGAGAAAAATACAGGATGGGCCGTAATGCCTATCAGGCATTGATGGAGAATCTCGAGTCTTTAATAAAAAAAATCCATTGGAAGCCAGAAGGAACAGAATGGGCAGACTATTACCATATGGGGAGCTATTCAAAGAGTGCTATGGAACACAAGTCCAGTATCCTTTTAGATATCATAGAAAGATTTGACCCTGGCGTAGTCCTTGACCTTGGAGCTAATGACGGTTTTTTTAGTAGACTCGTTGCAGGCAAATCAAAATATGTTATCTCTGCTGATGCTGACCCAGCATGTGTTGAAAAAAACTATCTAATCTGTAAAGATAATGTTGAAAAAAAGGTGCTCCCTATCCTCATAGACCTTACAAACCCCAGCCCGTCCCTGGGATGGCAAAATCTGGAGAGGGAAGCATTTTTCAAAAGATTAAGGGTAGATACAGTAATTGCCCTTGCCTTAATACATCACCTGGCAATCTCAAATAACATCTCCCTTGATAATCTGGCAGATTTTTTTAGAAAGTTAGGCCGCTTCCTCGTTATAGAATTTATCCCAAAGACGGATAGCCAGGTTAAACGGTTGCTATCGTCAAGGGAGGACATCTTTTTTAAATATAATCAAGAAGAATTTGAGAGACAATTTTTCCAATACTTCAGGATAAAAGAAAGATTCGGCATTATAGATTCCCATAGGACCATCTATTTTATGGAGAGGAAAGATTAAAAAATCATGAATATTATAAAAAAATATCTTGTCCTTCATCCTTTTCTTTTTGCGTGGTTACCTATCCTTCACCTCTATAGTCTCAATTTTTTTGAATACCCACCTTATGTTCTCATAAAACCGTTTATAGTTTTAACTTCCATAACCATAGCCTTTCTTTTTATCTCTCAAAGGTTTTTCCATGATAGGTTTAAGTTTGCCGTAATCTTTTCCGTTTCTGTTTTAATGATATTTATCTTTCACTCCTTTGAGGAGTTTTTTGAAAGACTTAGCTTCGGTTTTTTAAGATTTAGAATCATTGCCTTTATCTATCTTTTAATATTTGCAGGGATTTTATTTTCTTTAATAAGAGCCCGCATCGATTTTAAGAGATTGTCTTATTTTTTTAATATATCAGGGATTATAATTTTACTCATTATATCCACTAATTTTATAGGTAAACTATGGGCAAGAAATAAAGATATTACAGTTAAGCCTCAGGGCCTTCAAAAAGAAATAAAAAATAAAATCAGGTTTGAAGATATGCCTGATATCTACTATATAATACTTGATTCATACCCTGAGAAAGATGTGTTGAGTCATGTAACAGGTTTTGATAACTTTGAATTTATAGACTATCTTAAATCGAAGGGTTTTTTTGTAACTAAAAAAAATCGTTGTAATTATACCTTTACAAAATTTTCTATGGCCTCTACTTTGAATATGGAATTTTTGCCAGTCAAGGAGATAGAGTCAGGTGTTTTTGAATTAAAAAAAGGCATTAAATTTAACAAAGGTATAGAAGGCAACAAGGTAGTGTCTATCTTTAGATCCATGGGTTATAGATATATAGATCTCTCCATATGGAACAAGAGATATTATGACATAGATTTCACAGGTAGCCTTTTATTCATGACCATAATTAGGGCACCCGGGATAGGGAATTTTATAGCAGGCCTTTTACTTAGAGATTATGTCATGGATACATTAGATATTTTACAGAGACCTATAGATTCAAATGAACCCTTTTTTGTCTATTGTCATGTGATGATACCCCATTTTCCCGCCATGTTTGATGAAAATGGAAAAACCCCATCTATTATAAAACCCGATAAAAAAACTCTCTACCTGGATCAGCTTAAATATACCAATAAGCGGATGAAAAAGGTAATTGACAGTATTATTATGAATTCAAAAAGGACTCCAATAATCATTATTCAGGGTGATCATGGTGCTGATTCACTAACAGAAGATAAGAAAAAAAGTATGAAATTACGCAAAAGTATCCTAAATGCTGCGTATCTACCTGGGTTAAAAGAAAATATATTTTACAATGGCATGACATCCATTAATACCTTCAGAATAATATTCAATAGATATTTTGCCATAGATTTGAAGCCCTTGCCTGATGTAACATACTATCAGGATTATGAAAAAGGCAGGCTTTATTTGTATAGCCCTGATTAAAAATAATTGTATAATTTGTAAATGTTTAAAATGGACGGGATATTATGAACATTGCCATCCTTGGGGCAAGGGGAATACCTGCACGATATGGTGGATTTGATACCCTTGTGGAAGAACTGGCTATCAGGCTGGTAGATAACTATAATTTTAAGGTTACGGTATACTGCCGGTCTAATTATTATAAAGATAGACAGAAGTATTACAAGGGTGTTCGTTGTGTATACATTCATGCCTTGAGGATAAAGGGTATAGAGAGTCTCCTTCATACATTCATTACGGCATTGCATGCTTTAAAAGGTAAATATGACATTTTTTTTATCGTAGACCCTGGTAATGCACCTGTAGGCATATTTCTGAAATTATTGGGGAAGAAGGTGGTAATACATACAGATGGTTTAGGCTGGAAGCGTCGTAAGTGGGGTAGGTTATCGAGAAGATATTATAAATGGGTAGAATTTTTATGTGCCAAATATATAAAGACCATCGTCACAGACAATCCTGTGATGAGGGAGTATTATCTGGAGAATTACCACAGAGATTCTGTTTGTATAGCCTATGGGGCTGAAAATACCTCTGGTTTTGATGACACTGTTCTCGATAAATACGGGCTTAAAAAGAAACAATACCTTTTGGTGGTGGCAAGATTGGAGAGGGAAAACAATACAGACCTCATTATCCGTGAATATGTTTCATCAGGTGTCCATATGCCCCTTGTTATTGTAGGCGATGCACCGTATGATAGTGCATATATGGATATGCTGAAAGGATTGGCCAATGAAAAGGTGATTTTCGCAGGGAGGATAGATGACCAGGCAGGACTTAATTCCCTTTATAGATGGGCTTATCTTTATTTGCACGGCCATGAGGTTGGAGGGACAAATCCATCTCTTCTCAGAGCCATGGCGCTTGAGGCAACACCGCTTATAATCAATGTCCCTTTTAATGTATCTGTAATAGATGGTTGTGGCTTTGTTTTTGATGCGGATATTGGAAATTTGTCAAGGACATTACAAGAGCTCATTTCAAACCCTGAGCTTGTAAAAGAAAAATCTCATATGGCGGCAAAAAGGATGCAGGATTACTTTACATGGGATATGGTGGTATCTGCCTATAGAGATTATTTTGAAGAGATAATGGCAACTTTATAAATGAATCATTGACAAATGATTTTTGATTTTATAAAAAACAAGAGGGTAGTTGATTGATAAGAGAAAAAGAAAAATATTATTCCCCGCTCCTTTTTTTCTTAGATAGTATTTTTGCATTTATTGCCTATGGTTTGAGTTTATATGGGTATCTTTTCATCTTTCATAGACAGATTGTCGGTTATGACCTATTAAGGATTGGATTCTTTTTCTTTGATAACACCCTCCACATAATACCATTTCTCGTTGTATTGTTTATATTTTTTAACCAGTTTATAAGAAAAAACGACTATATTTACAAGAGAAGAATCATCGATATAATATATCAGGTTTTATCCCCTGTATTTATTGTTATAATTGTTTTTTTATTCCTATTTCTTTTAAATCCCTTGTTCAGGATAAACATATGGTTTACTTTTATATATGGGGTTTTTTTATCAGGTTTTCTCGTAATAGACAGAATATTGATATATTTTTATATTGACATTCTCCAGAGAGCCGGGAAGTTATTGAAATTTATCTTGATTGTGGGAAC is a genomic window of Syntrophorhabdaceae bacterium containing:
- a CDS encoding DUF1972 domain-containing protein, whose protein sequence is MNIAILGARGIPARYGGFDTLVEELAIRLVDNYNFKVTVYCRSNYYKDRQKYYKGVRCVYIHALRIKGIESLLHTFITALHALKGKYDIFFIVDPGNAPVGIFLKLLGKKVVIHTDGLGWKRRKWGRLSRRYYKWVEFLCAKYIKTIVTDNPVMREYYLENYHRDSVCIAYGAENTSGFDDTVLDKYGLKKKQYLLVVARLERENNTDLIIREYVSSGVHMPLVIVGDAPYDSAYMDMLKGLANEKVIFAGRIDDQAGLNSLYRWAYLYLHGHEVGGTNPSLLRAMALEATPLIINVPFNVSVIDGCGFVFDADIGNLSRTLQELISNPELVKEKSHMAAKRMQDYFTWDMVVSAYRDYFEEIMATL
- a CDS encoding sulfatase-like hydrolase/transferase, with the protein product MNIIKKYLVLHPFLFAWLPILHLYSLNFFEYPPYVLIKPFIVLTSITIAFLFISQRFFHDRFKFAVIFSVSVLMIFIFHSFEEFFERLSFGFLRFRIIAFIYLLIFAGILFSLIRARIDFKRLSYFFNISGIIILLIISTNFIGKLWARNKDITVKPQGLQKEIKNKIRFEDMPDIYYIILDSYPEKDVLSHVTGFDNFEFIDYLKSKGFFVTKKNRCNYTFTKFSMASTLNMEFLPVKEIESGVFELKKGIKFNKGIEGNKVVSIFRSMGYRYIDLSIWNKRYYDIDFTGSLLFMTIIRAPGIGNFIAGLLLRDYVMDTLDILQRPIDSNEPFFVYCHVMIPHFPAMFDENGKTPSIIKPDKKTLYLDQLKYTNKRMKKVIDSIIMNSKRTPIIIIQGDHGADSLTEDKKKSMKLRKSILNAAYLPGLKENIFYNGMTSINTFRIIFNRYFAIDLKPLPDVTYYQDYEKGRLYLYSPD